TTTTGCAAATTATTTTTCGTACATTAtcttcatatttttctttttgagaAAATTAAAATAGAGACAAAGAATGTGTGTTAAGATATCTGTACCATCCACAGTACAcacataaataaacaaaataatataataaaaaattataaatagagatagaaataaaaataagaaaacatgtgGCTATCGACAACATCCAAACCACCTGTAATAAAACAACAGGCTCTGGTTTTTCCTCAAAAATCGAAGTGTTATTCTCTATATAAAGCAGTTATTGTTGTTGAAAGTATTCTTAATCATAGCAACGTTTTCTACCATTGATAACATAGTTTCAACTACTACTTAAACACCGAAATGTGTCGCGGAGTTATGGCTGTTGCATCCACCACTATTGGAGTGGTGGAGGTGCTGAAGGATCAAGGGTATTGCAGGTGGAACACCACCATGAAATCATTAGCTCAAGGTGCCAAGAACCACGTGAAATCAGCACAACAGAAGGCTAATAGCAACAAGAAGAAGATGCCTCAGCAATCTTCTTCTGCTTCCTCAGTGATTGCCAATAAGCTGAGAGATGAAATTGATGACATTGAGCACTTCAAGAAGGCTGAGGAGTCTCTTAGAACTGTCATGTACTTGAGCACTTGGGGTCCTAATACTTAGTCTTATTAATGTTTACAACATGTTACAACTCTCTCCCTTATTAAATAATTGTTTATCTGAAGAGGTTTTAGATACATAATTTTAATAATGGAGAGAATATATAGCTGAGTGCTTATAAGTTATAACAACACTTAGCATCACTGGTTAAGGAATAAAATTCTGCATGGTTTATGATATGTACTTTTTGTTTATGGTGTTTTGTTGGTTGAgttatgtttttacttttaaCATGGATGTGAGTTGCTTTGAATAAGTATAAATTTGCTATCTCAGTTGGGAAGAGTTTTTCTTATGCTTTAATTTGTTGTTACTACTTACTACTATACTATTATTAAACTTTACTCTCTATTGAATTAACCACCTTCAGAAGCCCTTGAAGaagtttaaaattcaaaactctttttgtTCCATAACCTTAAGCACACCCTTTTCAAGGAGTGCTATATAAGGTAATGaacttcaaatatttaaattataaaaggaTATTAGGTGTTTCCCTTCATGCAGTGTTAGTTCTATCAGAACATTAGTTTTGTGAATAGTAACCAAACGTGTATTAATGCACGCaaatcaactaattaattatGTAAAAGTGTAGTATATTTTGCCAAAACTCTCCCAAAGAAATTTTGATATCATTATTTGGAGAGTTGTAATCCCTTCTCAAAAGAGTGTAATATCAGCAATATATACTAACAGGTACAGGAGTATCTTAGCTTCGTTTGGTAAGTAATCATAAAATATGTTATGGATAAAGAgaatagtttaattaaattattacttaTACTACATTTCATTTGGATTGTTACTGATGATGCATAAATTTCGAGAAATCTAATCTTTGGAATCCATGTAATAATGCAAGTATCGTTTAGTAGGTAATAGGAGAATGCGTGAACatcatatatcaaaataaaagtcAAAGCTGATATAATATTATGTTGAAATAATGTTATGATTATCATACGTAAATAAGattattagaaaaattattttaattatccaaTTGAAATCTTATGTAGCCATATCTCTTATCCACACACTCATGTTCACATTAGAGTCGTATGTGATGATAAGCTAAAAGTACTAATGTCGGCATCACCGAATTAATGAGCTTGCTATACATATTAATCTTCGTCTGCATCATTCCTTTCTTTGAATCGAAGTAATTTGAGCTCCCAAGTATTGTAGCATATAAGTGATATTGTCAGTCTTACTAACAAAAACCACGGGCGAAGTTATTGTAGGATAGAAGATAGAGAACTCAAACGCTCCCAAGAAACATTACCATTATATTTTGTCCCTTTCAAGGACTAATGAGCCATGGCAACTTCAACTAGCTAGTGTGGAGTGTGGACCCTGTGGTCCTACCTAGTCCTACTGCACCCACTTCTATTTTTGAGCGCACATGCAGTATTCAATTTAGTCTCGAATATGAAGTATTACTAAATTTATACTTAGAATCCACCAGCTAGAATTTGCAAACTTATGTACTATGATAATAGGGCATTTGCTTAAATTTTTCATGGGGCTCTTTACGTTGCATCCCCCTTTGAAAACTGGTATCTAGACAGATGCACACTGCAACTTCACTCAGTGACACTTTGGTGACATTTCACTTGATCATAGTCAACCCATTGGCTGACTAGAATCCTCCACTGTTCAAAACCTTTCGGATGTAGAGCTTAAGAGAAA
This region of Arachis hypogaea cultivar Tifrunner chromosome 8, arahy.Tifrunner.gnm2.J5K5, whole genome shotgun sequence genomic DNA includes:
- the LOC112707072 gene encoding uncharacterized protein, yielding MCRGVMAVASTTIGVVEVLKDQGYCRWNTTMKSLAQGAKNHVKSAQQKANSNKKKMPQQSSSASSVIANKLRDEIDDIEHFKKAEESLRTVMYLSTWGPNT